The following coding sequences are from one Candidatus Dadabacteria bacterium window:
- a CDS encoding spondin domain-containing protein codes for MPGSEPRGSWFSRFLRIALGFVLAVIVLGAETEAVYALCDNDPVYYKFTFQGNFNKKSSPVSLPSPHVRFTQVVWGTHSSQVKFWNPGSMASLAVEAVAEEGETFALTNEFIDAFTGGNMALWGSFPPGRYPGGEETLSIQIKVCKEAPLFTGLTMLDLSPDWFVGLSSYSLLDSQGNYIPSRTVDLYPYDAGTEQGTEYTLNNLPSDPYQVITSIKGKGKFSGATAPVARMKFELINPVNLNIRAQGGQQTGAVNQTEGGGPITITATLGNSNTSSSALSIPIRTNSSQTTAQSGDYTVANSVSIESNTKSGTATFKVTDDSNDEPTETVVLELGSPLPAGITAGTGNRVKITINDNDATVVSLARSDTGAIAEGGAGTKENAEFTVTLGRDLVAGERIDVPLVLSGSGVTTDDLESLSKKSGGDLNTGVTLAGANTLTPTVIFQGAGASTATLILTPSDDAHTENDETLTVALGPDGSGTNGFDHSSLRTNVGGGADPHSSSKSFDVVIESEDVTAPPPKPPTPSLPSVSISGGSPVTEGGTATFTLNASPAPTASITVKVSVGESGSFARSGQTGSRSVTIGTGGRASLTVTTENDNRNEPNGSITATLAGGNGYSVGSPGSASVRVKDNDVPTVSISGGSAVTEGGTATFTLNASPAPTASITVKVSVGESGSFARSGQTGSRSVTIGTGGTGSLTIRTMDDSTDEPDGVIKVTVTSSGQSYSVSPIYYSASVTVKDNDDDLPATDNDSPPPTVPDTGDSDDEPSLDRRILVAIYNVAGGGRWTRQDNWVTGAPVTTWYGVIADLEGRVTGLILEDNNLEGGINGDIGELGKLKVLYMNNNKLEGAIPVAQLRALESLEELALWGNKGDLWGTIPDELGKKVDRAALRKIKEVNGVSVLTDWFTEDDAVFDYSGWSEVEVNGNDRISGLDLSGVGLRGYTTEAIWALSVLEELDLSDNPDLSGEIPLSVMNGRLEFLDISGTDLCIPQDEGFEQWLGSIDFTDSDSDNCVGIVTLLTSEPVPVQRSEPAQGESGGGCFVASGSGLNNGIPEFALTFFVLLLIFLAGRRGAQHRKNHGNAC; via the coding sequence AAATTCACTTTCCAGGGCAATTTCAATAAAAAAAGCTCACCAGTGAGTCTTCCAAGCCCTCATGTGCGATTCACTCAGGTGGTCTGGGGCACGCATAGCAGCCAGGTGAAATTCTGGAACCCGGGATCCATGGCAAGCTTGGCTGTGGAAGCTGTGGCTGAAGAAGGCGAAACCTTTGCCCTTACTAATGAATTCATTGACGCTTTTACAGGCGGCAACATGGCGCTGTGGGGTTCCTTTCCGCCAGGTCGTTATCCCGGCGGGGAGGAAACACTCAGCATACAAATCAAAGTATGCAAGGAAGCGCCCCTGTTTACTGGTTTAACTATGCTTGATCTCTCTCCGGACTGGTTCGTAGGACTCTCGAGTTATTCTCTTCTTGACAGCCAGGGGAACTACATTCCCTCCAGAACGGTGGATCTTTATCCCTACGACGCGGGCACGGAGCAAGGGACTGAATATACTCTGAACAATCTCCCATCCGACCCTTACCAGGTAATCACCAGCATTAAGGGGAAGGGCAAATTTTCAGGTGCGACCGCTCCTGTGGCAAGGATGAAATTCGAACTGATCAATCCGGTGAACCTGAATATCCGCGCACAGGGTGGACAGCAAACCGGGGCAGTCAACCAGACCGAAGGGGGCGGGCCGATTACCATCACCGCCACGCTGGGAAACAGTAACACCTCGAGCAGCGCACTGAGTATTCCAATACGGACAAACAGCAGCCAAACCACAGCACAGTCGGGAGATTATACGGTAGCAAACTCAGTCAGCATTGAAAGCAACACCAAAAGCGGCACAGCAACGTTTAAAGTAACTGATGACAGCAATGACGAGCCGACTGAGACGGTGGTTTTGGAGCTTGGCAGTCCTCTTCCTGCGGGTATCACCGCCGGAACCGGGAATCGGGTCAAAATCACAATTAACGACAACGACGCCACGGTGGTGAGTCTGGCACGCAGCGATACCGGGGCCATAGCCGAAGGCGGTGCGGGGACAAAGGAGAACGCCGAGTTTACGGTGACCTTAGGCCGTGATCTGGTTGCGGGCGAGCGCATTGACGTACCGCTGGTACTGTCCGGATCTGGCGTCACCACGGACGATCTTGAGAGCCTGTCCAAAAAAAGCGGCGGAGATCTTAACACGGGCGTCACCCTTGCGGGGGCCAACACATTAACGCCGACAGTGATTTTCCAAGGTGCGGGTGCAAGTACCGCCACCCTGATTCTGACTCCGAGCGATGATGCTCACACTGAAAATGACGAAACGCTGACCGTGGCGCTGGGTCCTGACGGCAGCGGAACCAACGGTTTTGATCATAGCAGTCTGCGTACGAATGTGGGAGGCGGAGCGGACCCGCACTCAAGCAGCAAAAGCTTTGATGTTGTTATTGAATCCGAGGATGTGACGGCACCGCCGCCTAAGCCTCCAACGCCTAGCTTGCCTTCGGTAAGCATTTCAGGCGGCTCCCCCGTAACGGAGGGAGGAACGGCAACTTTCACTCTGAATGCAAGCCCTGCGCCGACAGCCAGCATTACCGTAAAGGTCAGTGTTGGAGAGTCCGGAAGTTTCGCACGAAGCGGGCAGACAGGATCACGGAGTGTGACTATCGGCACCGGGGGCAGGGCAAGTCTTACCGTAACGACGGAGAACGACAACAGGAACGAGCCGAACGGCAGCATCACGGCAACGCTTGCAGGTGGAAACGGCTACAGCGTGGGATCTCCAGGTTCCGCATCCGTTAGGGTCAAAGATAATGACGTACCGACTGTAAGCATTTCAGGCGGTTCCGCCGTAACGGAGGGAGGAACGGCAACTTTCACTCTGAATGCAAGCCCTGCGCCGACAGCCAGCATTACCGTAAAGGTCAGTGTTGGAGAGTCCGGAAGTTTCGCACGAAGCGGGCAGACAGGATCACGGAGTGTGACTATCGGCACCGGGGGCACAGGCAGCCTCACCATAAGGACTATGGATGACAGTACGGACGAACCGGACGGGGTTATCAAGGTGACAGTGACAAGCAGTGGGCAGAGTTACTCAGTGTCTCCAATCTATTATAGTGCCTCTGTTACTGTCAAAGACAATGATGACGATCTGCCTGCAACTGATAATGACAGCCCGCCGCCAACTGTTCCTGATACCGGTGATTCCGACGATGAGCCAAGTCTGGACCGCAGGATACTTGTGGCTATATACAACGTGGCCGGGGGAGGAAGATGGACCCGGCAGGACAACTGGGTCACCGGGGCGCCAGTTACCACTTGGTACGGAGTTATTGCTGACTTGGAGGGCAGGGTAACGGGGCTTATACTTGAAGACAACAACCTTGAGGGAGGGATCAACGGGGATATAGGGGAGCTTGGGAAGCTTAAGGTTCTCTACATGAACAATAACAAGCTTGAGGGAGCTATTCCCGTGGCACAGCTTAGAGCCCTTGAATCACTTGAAGAACTTGCTTTATGGGGCAACAAGGGAGACTTATGGGGAACGATTCCCGACGAACTCGGAAAAAAAGTGGACAGAGCGGCGCTTAGAAAGATAAAAGAGGTTAACGGAGTTTCCGTGCTTACGGACTGGTTTACAGAAGACGATGCGGTTTTCGATTATTCAGGCTGGAGTGAGGTTGAAGTAAATGGAAACGACAGGATAAGCGGACTTGATCTGTCAGGGGTTGGGTTAAGAGGATATACCACGGAAGCGATATGGGCCCTTTCGGTTCTTGAGGAGCTTGATCTGTCGGACAATCCAGATTTGAGTGGAGAAATTCCGCTGTCTGTTATGAATGGTAGGCTTGAGTTTCTTGACATAAGCGGGACCGATTTGTGTATTCCCCAAGACGAAGGATTTGAGCAGTGGCTTGGAAGTATAGATTTTACGGACAGCGATAGCGATAACTGCGTTGGAATTGTAACCCTCTTGACAAGTGAACCGGTGCCGGTACAGAGAAGTGAACCTGCCCAAGGGGAAAGCGGTGGAGGATGCTTTGTTGCTTCGGGCAGCGGACTCAACAACGGTATCCCTGAGTTCGCTCTGACGTTTTTTGTGCTGCTCCTGATTTTTCTGGCAGGCAGACGGGGTGCGCAGCATAGGAAAAATCATGGAAATGCCTGCTGA